From Struthio camelus isolate bStrCam1 chromosome 7, bStrCam1.hap1, whole genome shotgun sequence, a single genomic window includes:
- the LOC104145785 gene encoding CD59 glycoprotein-like, whose translation MMRTVFSLVLVCSLFVIKSEALQCYTCVGSSDEDCNRQGTQQCPGHSDACAVIRGQASGIMKSCSFRSFCERARRDGSRAPGVSVHCCYSNNCNAKSLGSRITTSMSYLSLLIFTLFWHPLLKLT comes from the exons ATGATGAGGACAGTCTTCAGCCTGGTACTTGTCTGCTCCCTTTTTGTGATCAAAA GTGAAGCGCTGCAGTGTTACACTTGTGTAGGTTCTAGTGACGAAGACTGTAACAGACAAGGAACTCAGCAATGTCCAGGGCATTCAGATGCATGTGCAGTGATAAGAGGACAAGCAA GTGGTATTATGAAGTCCTGTTCGTTCAGGTCGTTCTGTGAGCGGGCAAGGAGAGACGGATCCAGAGCGCCCGGAGTGAGCGTTCACTGCTGTTACTCAAACAATTGCAATGCAAAAAGCCTGGGCTCAAGAATCACCACCTCCATGAGCTACTTATCTCTCCTCATCTTCACGCTGTTTTGGCACCCACTGCTTAAgctgacatga